The following is a genomic window from Methylomarinum vadi.
AGAAGAATTACCTGAATACGTTGGTGAAGAACCATCCCGGCACGACGATACTCGAGGTCGACCTGATCCTGAAACAGTTTAAGAGTATATTGGCCCAGTTGACCGAGGCGGTCAATTTTCTGTTGTATTTCGCGCTGGCGGCCGGCTTTACCGTGCTGTTCGCGGCCATTTACTCGACGTTGGACAACCGGATTTATGAAGGTGCCTTGATGCGCACCTTGGGCGCCAACCGCCGCTTATTGCGCAAGGCCCATTTGCTGGAGTTTGCCGCGTTGGGCCTAATCTCCGCAATGTTGTCCATCGTCATGTCGGAAGGATTGTTGCTGTCTTTATATCATTTCGTGCTGCACCTCGATTATCGTCCGGACGTGTTGCAATGGGCAGTTACTTTGCTGAGTGGCGGGCTTTTTATTGCGTTGGCCGGTTATTGGGGCGTGCGTGAAGTGGTTAGAAAATCCCCTATGCGGATTTTTCGCGAGCTGTAGCAACCATTCACGGAATATTCACTCTATTTCGTCTACATTTATTAGTGTTTTTTCGAACTGGGTTTTAAGCGATGAAGAAAACAAATTCGATCAAGATAATGGCGGCAGGCTTGTTATTGACCGGTTGCGCCAGCCAAACCGGTTGGACTCCGACGGTCGATCCCTATGGCGATCCCAACGCTTACCGCTTGCAACAGGACATGGCCGAATGCCAGCAACTGGCCAGACAGGCGGCCGGCGGCCTGGCCACGGAAACGGGCAAGGGCGCGCTGGTGGGCGGTGCGCTCGGTGCGGCCACGGGTGCGGCGATCGGCGCCATTTCCGGCGATGCCGGCACGGGCGCCGCTTATGGCGCGGCCGCCGGCGGCATAGGCGGCGGCGCCAAGCAGGGGTTTCAGTCGGAAGATCAATATAAAAGGGCTTATATCAACTGCATGCGACATCGTGGTCACTATGTGGTCGATTGAGGCCAGTCAAAAGATTAACTTTTTTCAATAATGGATGCCTCTAGGCGGGTGGTATCTCACCCCGCCTAATACCCTGATTATCAAATATCGGAATTCGCCA
Proteins encoded in this region:
- a CDS encoding glycine zipper family protein; the encoded protein is MKKTNSIKIMAAGLLLTGCASQTGWTPTVDPYGDPNAYRLQQDMAECQQLARQAAGGLATETGKGALVGGALGAATGAAIGAISGDAGTGAAYGAAAGGIGGGAKQGFQSEDQYKRAYINCMRHRGHYVVD